In Streptomyces sp. 840.1, one DNA window encodes the following:
- a CDS encoding LuxR C-terminal-related transcriptional regulator: MNELTERVRQRFYGLIHRNPGWSLEQMAAEARCSLAEADQACDALCAVGLLVPSWSAPCGYVTVTPEAALTRLFSAEERQTEAHLQHLARIRGAVASLIGGYPRLHDERRESVEIETLPTPELVNAFLEDAGSTCNVRMRSMHPGGPPPEELVDAMLLRDKEMESRGIRVETLYSRRTAEVPYMAAYLTDAERIGREARTADYLPLRMILFDDDLAVLPINPQDPGEGASAIHGQALARSLHALYDYCWHTSTPLRPAAPAAALGEELDSQDLIVLRMLADGVKDEAIARHLGISSRTLSRYMTGLTNRLGVHTRFQVALRVAELGLLD; this comes from the coding sequence GTGAACGAGCTGACCGAACGGGTACGCCAGCGCTTCTACGGGCTGATCCACCGGAACCCCGGCTGGTCGCTCGAACAGATGGCGGCCGAGGCCCGCTGCTCCCTCGCCGAGGCGGATCAGGCCTGCGACGCGCTCTGCGCCGTCGGCCTGCTGGTGCCCTCGTGGTCGGCCCCCTGCGGCTACGTGACCGTCACCCCTGAGGCCGCGCTGACCCGGCTGTTCTCCGCCGAGGAACGCCAGACCGAGGCACACCTTCAGCACCTGGCCAGGATCAGGGGCGCGGTCGCCTCGCTGATCGGCGGCTACCCGCGCCTGCACGACGAGCGGCGGGAGTCCGTCGAGATCGAGACCCTGCCGACGCCGGAGCTGGTGAACGCCTTCCTGGAGGACGCGGGCAGCACCTGCAACGTGCGCATGAGGTCGATGCACCCCGGCGGGCCGCCGCCGGAGGAACTCGTGGACGCCATGCTGCTGCGGGACAAGGAGATGGAGAGCCGGGGCATCCGGGTGGAGACGCTCTACTCGCGACGGACGGCCGAGGTCCCCTACATGGCGGCGTATCTGACCGACGCGGAACGGATCGGGCGCGAGGCACGCACGGCGGACTACCTGCCGTTGCGGATGATCCTCTTCGACGACGACCTCGCGGTGCTCCCGATCAACCCGCAGGACCCCGGCGAGGGAGCCTCCGCCATCCACGGCCAGGCGCTGGCCAGGTCCCTGCACGCGCTGTACGACTACTGCTGGCACACCTCCACGCCGCTGCGTCCCGCGGCCCCGGCGGCCGCCCTCGGGGAGGAACTCGACTCCCAGGACCTCATCGTGCTGCGCATGCTCGCCGACGGCGTCAAGGACGAGGCGATCGCCCGTCATCTGGGCATCTCCTCCCGGACGTTGAGCCGGTACATGACCGGCCTCACGAACCGGCTGGGAGTGCACACGCGCTTCCAGGTGGCCCTGCGTGTCGCGGAGCTCGGGCTGCTGGACTGA
- a CDS encoding pirin family protein — MPAVTVENPLTLPKVAASADAVARPVLAVTTAPSGFEGEGFPVRRAFAGINYKYLDPFIMMDQMGEVEYAAGEPKGTPWHPHRGFETVTYLIDGTFVHQDSNGGGGTIQNGDTQWMTAGSGLLHIEAPPESLVTSGGLFHGLQLWVNLPKADKMMAPRYQDIRGGQVQLLASPDGGALLRVIAGELDGHEGPGATHTPITMIHATVRPGAEVTLPWREDFNGLAYVLAGRGTVGQDRRPVHMGQTAVFGAGSSLTVRADEQQDGNAPELEVVLLGGRPIREPMAHYGPFVMNSQAELKQAFEDFQAGRLGTVPAVHGM, encoded by the coding sequence ATGCCCGCAGTAACCGTCGAAAACCCGCTGACCCTGCCCAAGGTCGCCGCCTCGGCCGATGCCGTGGCCCGTCCCGTGCTCGCCGTGACCACGGCGCCCAGCGGGTTCGAGGGCGAGGGGTTCCCCGTGCGCCGCGCCTTCGCGGGGATCAACTACAAGTACCTCGACCCGTTCATCATGATGGACCAGATGGGTGAGGTGGAGTACGCGGCCGGCGAGCCGAAGGGCACGCCCTGGCACCCGCACCGCGGCTTCGAGACCGTCACCTACCTGATCGACGGCACCTTCGTGCACCAGGACTCCAACGGTGGCGGCGGCACCATCCAGAACGGCGACACCCAGTGGATGACCGCCGGGTCCGGGCTGCTCCACATCGAGGCCCCGCCGGAGTCGCTCGTCACGTCGGGCGGCCTCTTCCACGGCCTCCAGCTCTGGGTGAACCTGCCCAAGGCCGACAAGATGATGGCCCCGCGCTACCAGGACATCCGTGGCGGCCAGGTGCAGCTGCTCGCCTCCCCCGACGGGGGCGCGCTGCTCCGGGTGATCGCGGGCGAGCTCGACGGCCACGAGGGCCCCGGTGCCACGCACACCCCCATCACGATGATCCACGCCACCGTGCGCCCCGGCGCCGAGGTGACCCTGCCGTGGCGCGAGGACTTCAACGGCCTCGCCTACGTCCTGGCCGGCCGAGGCACCGTTGGCCAGGACCGCAGGCCCGTCCACATGGGCCAGACCGCCGTCTTCGGCGCCGGCTCCTCGCTGACCGTCCGCGCGGACGAGCAGCAGGACGGCAACGCCCCGGAGCTGGAGGTCGTCCTGCTCGGCGGGCGTCCCATCCGGGAGCCGATGGCGCACTACGGGCCGTTCGTGATGAACAGCCAGGCCGAACTGAAGCAGGCCTTCGAGGACTTCCAGGCCGGCCGCCTCGGCACCGTGCCCGCCGTCCACGGGATGTGA